The region TCATCTCTGATTTCTGGTATTGAGTTAAAAATAGCAACTTTATAAACAATTGTGTGTTAACAAGCCGTTAAACTGACTAAAATAACAGCTAAAAGTTAAATAAAGACTTTAAATAAACAATTATTTAAAAAATGAGTTATCTATCAAACATCTTTTAAAAATGTCTTAAAATCAATTTATAGAGGCTAAAATTAATCTATAAAAACTATCATATTTAAAATTGAAATCAATTTTATAAATTATAATAAAAAACTAAAATTTTAAAAATATTAATAATTAAAATTTATAACTATAAAATTGTATTCAAAACTTAAAAAAATAAGAAAAAACTTCATTTAAATATTTGAACTAAAAATTTGAACTAAAAAAAGTAAAAAATAGAAATAAGAAGTTTTATCGAATGAAAATCAAAAAAAGGTCTTCTCTATTTGGTCATTCTTTACTTTCTCTTAAAATTAATTTATGTGAGTCATTTTAAATCTATAAAATAAATTAAAAATAAAAATTTAATAGATTTTACAAATAATAAATATAAATGATTTTAAATATTTCACTAATAAGATAAATTTATTAAAATTACATTACAGAAAAAATTTGAACTTTAAAAAAGACTAAAATTCAAATAAAGCGTTTAAATAAACGAAAATTTAAAAAACGATTTCCTTATCCAACATTTTTTTATTTTATGTTAAAATCGATTTATGAAAGTCACTTTTAATATATAAAAATTATAAAATTATTAATTATAATAGTTAATATATATAATAAAAAAAAGCGCTTATAAAAGCGCTTTTCAATAGATTCTAATTATTTATTACTTTTTTACCATTTCTGCTAAAATTTCATTTTCTCTCTCCGATGCATTTTTTGGAGGATTTGAATATAATTTCAAAATTTCGTCATCAAACTGATTTTTGAAACTTTCACTTTCAATATCTCTTAAATTTAAAAGTGCTTTTGATCTTACATAAGTCGATTCACTCTTTAAAGACATTGAATATAACTTCTTAACATCTTCTTCTTCAAAATCTGTAGATTTCCAGTTTGAATATTTCAAAATAAACTGAGAAAATAACAATGAAGCCTTATTATTGTTGATATTCTTCTTTAAAGAATTCTGTAAAAGTGAAAAACTGGAGATATTTTTGATGTTCTCCCCTATTGCACTTTCAATTGCAATTCTCTCTGGTTTAGTCTCAACTTTAAAATATTTGTTGATATCTTTCAAAGAATTATTAATGCTGTTTTCTTCTTTTTTGCCTTTTTCTTCCCAGGCATCTTTCAATCCAACCGTTTTGTTAAATACTAATTTTGAAGCAGTTGAGTCCTTATCAACAGTAAAATATCCTAAACGTTGAAACTGAAATTTATCTTCATTTTGAGCTGTTGCTAAACTTGGTTCAACATATCCGGTTACAATTTCTAATGAATTTGGATTCACAAAATCTAAGAAATTTTTGTCTTTATAACTATCCGGAGCTTCATCTGTAAACAAACGATCGTACAAACGAACTTCAGCTTCCAATGCATGCGAAATAGAAACCCAATGTAAGGTTCCAGATACTTTCCTTTGACTTGCTTCTGTTCCGCTTCCGCTTAAAGAATCAGTATCATAAGTAACGTGAATTTCTGTAATATTACCTTCTGAATCTTTTACAACTGATTCTCCTTTAATGATATAAGCATTTTTAAGACGAACTTCTTTTCCTAAAGTCAAACGGAAAAATTTAGCTGGAGCTTCTTCCAAAAAGTCTTCTCTTTCAATGTATAATTCACGAGAAAAAGGCACTTTTCTAAATCCTGCATTTTCATCTTCCTGATTGTTTTCTGCTTCTAACCACTCTTCTTTTCCTTCAGGATAATTGGTAATTACCAGTTTTACAGGATCTAAAACAGCCATTACACGAGGTGCAATTTTGTTCAAATCTTCACGAATACAAAATTCTAAAACCGATACATTGATCAAATTATCGCGTTTTGCAATACCAATTGTATTAGCAAAATTACGTAATGAAGCAGCTGTATAACCACGTCTTCTTAATCCAGAAATGGTTGACATTCTCGGATCATCCCAACCGTTAACATGCTTTTCTTTAACTAGTTGCTGTAATTTTCTTTTACTAACAACAGTGTGTGATAAGTTACGTCTGGCAAATTCTCTTTGCTTTGGACGGAGTTTATTATCGTCAAAAATTTGATCTAAAAACCAATCGTATAATTCACGGTGAGGCAAGAATTCAAGTGTACAAAATGAATGTGAAATTTGCTCTAAATAATCACTTTGTCCGTGTGCCCAATCGTACATTGGATAGATTTTCCACGCATCTCCAGTTCTGTGGTGATGTTTGTGTAAAATTCTATACATGATAGGATCACGCATTAACATGTTTGTTGATTTCATGTCAATTTTTGCACGAAGAATATGTGTACCAGCCTCAAATTCACCGTTTTTCATTCTTTCGAATAAATCTAAGTTTTCTTCAACAGAACGATTTCTGTACGGACTGTCAGTTCCTGGAGTAGTTGGAGTTCCTTTTTGGATCGCCATTTCTTCAGAAGTTTGACTGTCAACATACGCTTTATCTTTTTTAATTAATAAAACAGCCCAATCATACAATTGTTGAAAATAATCTGATGCATAACATTCTTCTGCCCATTTGTAACCTAGCCATTCGACATCTTTTTTAATAGCATCAACAAATTCCTGTTCTTCTTTTTCAGGGTTTGTATCATCAAAACGTAAATTCACAGGAGATTGATAATCAATTCCTAAACCAAAATTTAACGCAATAGAACTCGCGTGTCCAATGTGTAAATAACCATTTGGTTCTGGTGGAAAACGAAAGCGAAGTTTAGTATTTGAAAGACCTGATTTTACGTCTTCCTCTATGATTTGTTCAATAAAATTGAGTGATTTCTCTTCTGATGCCATTATTTTATAGTAATTTTAGCAAAGATAAAAAAGTTTATAGTTTATAGTTTATGGTTTATGGTTTTCTTTGGAAACTTACTGAAAACATGAAACGTTAAACTCAAAATCTTTAATTAATTTATTTAGTATTTTTGTATAAATATTCAGAATTATGAGACAATTAACTGTTACAATTCCAGACGATTTTTACGAAACTTTTATTAGTTTTTTTAAACATGTTCCAGACGTTTCTATAGATGAAAATGTTGAGAATGAAATTCCATTATGGCAACAAGAAATGGTTTTGGATCGTATAAAAAATGCTAAACCAGAGGATTTTATTAGTTGGGAAGAATCTAAAAAAAGACTCAATGCTAAATGGAATAAGAAGTAATGTTCAAAATAAATATTCTTTTAAGAGCTGAATTAGAAGTAGATGAAATTGCTGAATATTATGAATCTCTTTCTGATGGTTTAGGAACAAAATTTTTTAATGAATATCAAAAGTATGTAGATACTTTAAATACATTTCCATTTTTTGAAGAAAAGTATAATATAATTAGAACCTTACCTTTGAAAAAATTCCCATACACTATTCATTTTACAGTTGATGAAATTAACAAAATAGTTACAGTATATGCTGTAACATCCAATTATCAAAATCCAAACACTACAAGAATAAAATTATAAAAATGGGAGTCATTAAACTTAAAAACATACGCACTTTTTCATATCACGGATGTTTAATTGAAGAAGGAAAAATTGGATCTGACTATACAGTAGATCTAAAAATTAAAACAAATTTACAGAAATCAGCCGAAACAGATCATCTTTTAGACACTGTTGACTACGTACATTTGAACAAAATTGTCACAGAAGAAATGGCAATTCGTTCGCATTTATTGGAACATGTAGCCAAAAGAATCAATATTCGAGTGCTGGCAGAGATAGAAACAGTAGAAAAAACAACAGTTTGGGTTTCTAAAATTAATCCGCCTATTGGTGGTGATGTTGAGTCAGTTACTATAAAAATGACGGAAATTAGGAAGTAATCTTTAAAATTAAATTCCTAAAATTTTAAAATAGTTCATTCGAAACTTTTGAAATTTAAAGATTTTAGTTACTTTTGCCAACCGTTCAAGTAATGGCGTCGTGGCCGAGCGGCTAGGCTGGGCTCTGCAAAAGCTCCTACTCCGGTTCGAATCCGGACGATGCCTCTAAAAGAGATACAGAAATGTGTCTCTTTTTTTTATGTCTAATTTTTAGAAAAAATTAATTAAATATATCGGTTCGAATCCGGACGATGCCTCTAAAAGAGATACAGAAATGTGTCTCTTTTTTTTATGTCTAATTTTTAGAAAAAATTAATTAAATATATCGGTTCGAATCCGGACGATGCCTCTAAAAGAGATACAGAAATGTGTCTCTTTTTTTTATGTCTAATTTTTAGAAAA is a window of Flavobacterium crocinum DNA encoding:
- a CDS encoding glutamine--tRNA ligase/YqeY domain fusion protein, with translation MASEEKSLNFIEQIIEEDVKSGLSNTKLRFRFPPEPNGYLHIGHASSIALNFGLGIDYQSPVNLRFDDTNPEKEEQEFVDAIKKDVEWLGYKWAEECYASDYFQQLYDWAVLLIKKDKAYVDSQTSEEMAIQKGTPTTPGTDSPYRNRSVEENLDLFERMKNGEFEAGTHILRAKIDMKSTNMLMRDPIMYRILHKHHHRTGDAWKIYPMYDWAHGQSDYLEQISHSFCTLEFLPHRELYDWFLDQIFDDNKLRPKQREFARRNLSHTVVSKRKLQQLVKEKHVNGWDDPRMSTISGLRRRGYTAASLRNFANTIGIAKRDNLINVSVLEFCIREDLNKIAPRVMAVLDPVKLVITNYPEGKEEWLEAENNQEDENAGFRKVPFSRELYIEREDFLEEAPAKFFRLTLGKEVRLKNAYIIKGESVVKDSEGNITEIHVTYDTDSLSGSGTEASQRKVSGTLHWVSISHALEAEVRLYDRLFTDEAPDSYKDKNFLDFVNPNSLEIVTGYVEPSLATAQNEDKFQFQRLGYFTVDKDSTASKLVFNKTVGLKDAWEEKGKKEENSINNSLKDINKYFKVETKPERIAIESAIGENIKNISSFSLLQNSLKKNINNNKASLLFSQFILKYSNWKSTDFEEEDVKKLYSMSLKSESTYVRSKALLNLRDIESESFKNQFDDEILKLYSNPPKNASERENEILAEMVKK
- the folB gene encoding dihydroneopterin aldolase; translated protein: MGVIKLKNIRTFSYHGCLIEEGKIGSDYTVDLKIKTNLQKSAETDHLLDTVDYVHLNKIVTEEMAIRSHLLEHVAKRINIRVLAEIETVEKTTVWVSKINPPIGGDVESVTIKMTEIRK